In a single window of the Canis lupus familiaris isolate Mischka breed German Shepherd chromosome 2, alternate assembly UU_Cfam_GSD_1.0, whole genome shotgun sequence genome:
- the NKD1 gene encoding protein naked cuticle homolog 1 isoform X4, with translation MPAHEPNDGWRERVALPPEKTDGLTSGDEKRREKASESCPGSKKQLKFEELQCDVSVEEDSRQEWTFTLYDFDNNGKVTREDITSLLHTIYEVVDSSVNHSPTSSKTLRVKLTVAPDGSQGKKGILLNHPDLQGTRPRAETKPAEELRSWEKKQRAPLRFQGDSRLEQSGCYHHCVDENIERRNHYLDLAGIENYTSQFGPGSPSVAQKSELPPRTSNPTRSRSHEPEAIHVPHRKPQGADPGSFHFLDTPFAKVSEVQQRLRGTQDGSKHFVRSPKAQGKSVGVGHVARGARSKPPVGPAVPAVSPAAHLAASPALLPTLAPLGHKKQKHRAKESQQGGRGLQAPLAVGSSVVGRDRGRDLPAVVVYESPAGQAVQRHEHHHHHEHHHHYHHFYQT, from the exons ATGCCTGCCCACGAGCCCAACgatggatggagggagagag TGGCCCTGCCTCCAGAGAAGACAGATGGGCTGACCAGCGGAGatgagaagaggagggagaaggcaaGCGAATCTTGCCCTGGCTCCAAGAAGCAGCTGAAATTTGAA GAGCTCCAATGTGACGTGTCTGTGGAAGAGGATAGCCGGCAGGAGTGGACCTTCACCCTGTATGACTTTGACAACAATGGCAAGGTCACCCGCGAG GACATCACCAGCCTGCTGCACACCATCTACGAGGTGGTTGACTCCTCTGTCAACCATTCCCCGACCTCGAGCAAGACGCTGCGGGTGAAGCTCACAGTGGCCCCTGATGGAAGCCAGGGCAAGAAGGGCATCCTTCTCAATCACCCTG ACCTGCAGGGCACGAGGCCCAGAGCGGAGACCAAGCCTGCCGAGGAGCTCCGAAGCTGGGAGAAGAAGCAGCGAGCCCCACTCAG GTTCCAGGGTGACAGCCGTCTGGAGCAGTCTGGCTGCTACCACCACTGCGTGGATGAGAATATTGAGAGGAGAAACCACTACTTAGATCTCGCCGGGATAGAGAACTACACATCCCAGTTTGGGCCTG GCTCCCCATCAGTGGCCCAGAAGTCAGAGCTGCCCCCCCGCACCTCCAACCCCACTCGGTCTCGCTCCCATGAGCCAGAAGCCATCCACGTCCCACACCGAAAGCCCCAAGGCGCGGACCCGGGCTCCTTCCACTTCCTTGACACCCCATTCGCCAAGGTCTCGGAGGTCCAGCAGCGGCTCCGGGGCACCCAGGACGGGAGCAAGCACTTTGTGAGGTCCCCCAAGGCCCAGGGCAAGAGCGTGGGTGTGGGCCACGTGGCCAGAGGGGCAAGAAGCAAACCCCCTGTGGGACCCGCCGTCCCCGCGGTGTCCCCGGCCGCCCACCTGGCCGccagccccgccctcctccccacgCTGGCGCCCCTCGGGCACAAGAAGCAGAAGCACCGAGCCAAGGAGAGCCAGCAGGGGGGCCGGGGTCTGCAGGCGCCCCTGGCGGTGGGCAGCAGTGTCGTGGGGCGGGACCGCGGGAGGGACCTGCCCGCTGTGGTGGTGTATGAGAGCCCGGCCGGCCAGGCGGTCCAGAGACACGAACACCACCACCATCACGAACACCACCACCATTACCACCACTTCTACCAGACATAG
- the NKD1 gene encoding protein naked cuticle homolog 1 isoform X3: MKDLLVKRRQSRPRWSLEKTQDEVALPPEKTDGLTSGDEKRREKASESCPGSKKQLKFEELQCDVSVEEDSRQEWTFTLYDFDNNGKVTREDITSLLHTIYEVVDSSVNHSPTSSKTLRVKLTVAPDGSQGKKGILLNHPDLQGTRPRAETKPAEELRSWEKKQRAPLRFQGDSRLEQSGCYHHCVDENIERRNHYLDLAGIENYTSQFGPGSPSVAQKSELPPRTSNPTRSRSHEPEAIHVPHRKPQGADPGSFHFLDTPFAKVSEVQQRLRGTQDGSKHFVRSPKAQGKSVGVGHVARGARSKPPVGPAVPAVSPAAHLAASPALLPTLAPLGHKKQKHRAKESQQGGRGLQAPLAVGSSVVGRDRGRDLPAVVVYESPAGQAVQRHEHHHHHEHHHHYHHFYQT; the protein is encoded by the exons atgaaGGACCTCTTGGTGAAGAGAAGGCAATCCAGACCACGCTGGTCTTTGGAGAAGACACAGGATGAGG TGGCCCTGCCTCCAGAGAAGACAGATGGGCTGACCAGCGGAGatgagaagaggagggagaaggcaaGCGAATCTTGCCCTGGCTCCAAGAAGCAGCTGAAATTTGAA GAGCTCCAATGTGACGTGTCTGTGGAAGAGGATAGCCGGCAGGAGTGGACCTTCACCCTGTATGACTTTGACAACAATGGCAAGGTCACCCGCGAG GACATCACCAGCCTGCTGCACACCATCTACGAGGTGGTTGACTCCTCTGTCAACCATTCCCCGACCTCGAGCAAGACGCTGCGGGTGAAGCTCACAGTGGCCCCTGATGGAAGCCAGGGCAAGAAGGGCATCCTTCTCAATCACCCTG ACCTGCAGGGCACGAGGCCCAGAGCGGAGACCAAGCCTGCCGAGGAGCTCCGAAGCTGGGAGAAGAAGCAGCGAGCCCCACTCAG GTTCCAGGGTGACAGCCGTCTGGAGCAGTCTGGCTGCTACCACCACTGCGTGGATGAGAATATTGAGAGGAGAAACCACTACTTAGATCTCGCCGGGATAGAGAACTACACATCCCAGTTTGGGCCTG GCTCCCCATCAGTGGCCCAGAAGTCAGAGCTGCCCCCCCGCACCTCCAACCCCACTCGGTCTCGCTCCCATGAGCCAGAAGCCATCCACGTCCCACACCGAAAGCCCCAAGGCGCGGACCCGGGCTCCTTCCACTTCCTTGACACCCCATTCGCCAAGGTCTCGGAGGTCCAGCAGCGGCTCCGGGGCACCCAGGACGGGAGCAAGCACTTTGTGAGGTCCCCCAAGGCCCAGGGCAAGAGCGTGGGTGTGGGCCACGTGGCCAGAGGGGCAAGAAGCAAACCCCCTGTGGGACCCGCCGTCCCCGCGGTGTCCCCGGCCGCCCACCTGGCCGccagccccgccctcctccccacgCTGGCGCCCCTCGGGCACAAGAAGCAGAAGCACCGAGCCAAGGAGAGCCAGCAGGGGGGCCGGGGTCTGCAGGCGCCCCTGGCGGTGGGCAGCAGTGTCGTGGGGCGGGACCGCGGGAGGGACCTGCCCGCTGTGGTGGTGTATGAGAGCCCGGCCGGCCAGGCGGTCCAGAGACACGAACACCACCACCATCACGAACACCACCACCATTACCACCACTTCTACCAGACATAG
- the NKD1 gene encoding protein naked cuticle homolog 1 isoform X2, with amino-acid sequence MPHLGSHTVSEGSGSKQKLNLPRLAERVALPPEKTDGLTSGDEKRREKASESCPGSKKQLKFEELQCDVSVEEDSRQEWTFTLYDFDNNGKVTREDITSLLHTIYEVVDSSVNHSPTSSKTLRVKLTVAPDGSQGKKGILLNHPDLQGTRPRAETKPAEELRSWEKKQRAPLRFQGDSRLEQSGCYHHCVDENIERRNHYLDLAGIENYTSQFGPGSPSVAQKSELPPRTSNPTRSRSHEPEAIHVPHRKPQGADPGSFHFLDTPFAKVSEVQQRLRGTQDGSKHFVRSPKAQGKSVGVGHVARGARSKPPVGPAVPAVSPAAHLAASPALLPTLAPLGHKKQKHRAKESQQGGRGLQAPLAVGSSVVGRDRGRDLPAVVVYESPAGQAVQRHEHHHHHEHHHHYHHFYQT; translated from the exons ATGCCCCACCTTGGGTCACACACAGTATCAGAAGGATCCGGATCCAAGCAGAAACTAAACCTCCCCAGGCTAGCTGAGAGAG TGGCCCTGCCTCCAGAGAAGACAGATGGGCTGACCAGCGGAGatgagaagaggagggagaaggcaaGCGAATCTTGCCCTGGCTCCAAGAAGCAGCTGAAATTTGAA GAGCTCCAATGTGACGTGTCTGTGGAAGAGGATAGCCGGCAGGAGTGGACCTTCACCCTGTATGACTTTGACAACAATGGCAAGGTCACCCGCGAG GACATCACCAGCCTGCTGCACACCATCTACGAGGTGGTTGACTCCTCTGTCAACCATTCCCCGACCTCGAGCAAGACGCTGCGGGTGAAGCTCACAGTGGCCCCTGATGGAAGCCAGGGCAAGAAGGGCATCCTTCTCAATCACCCTG ACCTGCAGGGCACGAGGCCCAGAGCGGAGACCAAGCCTGCCGAGGAGCTCCGAAGCTGGGAGAAGAAGCAGCGAGCCCCACTCAG GTTCCAGGGTGACAGCCGTCTGGAGCAGTCTGGCTGCTACCACCACTGCGTGGATGAGAATATTGAGAGGAGAAACCACTACTTAGATCTCGCCGGGATAGAGAACTACACATCCCAGTTTGGGCCTG GCTCCCCATCAGTGGCCCAGAAGTCAGAGCTGCCCCCCCGCACCTCCAACCCCACTCGGTCTCGCTCCCATGAGCCAGAAGCCATCCACGTCCCACACCGAAAGCCCCAAGGCGCGGACCCGGGCTCCTTCCACTTCCTTGACACCCCATTCGCCAAGGTCTCGGAGGTCCAGCAGCGGCTCCGGGGCACCCAGGACGGGAGCAAGCACTTTGTGAGGTCCCCCAAGGCCCAGGGCAAGAGCGTGGGTGTGGGCCACGTGGCCAGAGGGGCAAGAAGCAAACCCCCTGTGGGACCCGCCGTCCCCGCGGTGTCCCCGGCCGCCCACCTGGCCGccagccccgccctcctccccacgCTGGCGCCCCTCGGGCACAAGAAGCAGAAGCACCGAGCCAAGGAGAGCCAGCAGGGGGGCCGGGGTCTGCAGGCGCCCCTGGCGGTGGGCAGCAGTGTCGTGGGGCGGGACCGCGGGAGGGACCTGCCCGCTGTGGTGGTGTATGAGAGCCCGGCCGGCCAGGCGGTCCAGAGACACGAACACCACCACCATCACGAACACCACCACCATTACCACCACTTCTACCAGACATAG